Proteins encoded in a region of the Zunongwangia endophytica genome:
- a CDS encoding translocation/assembly module TamB domain-containing protein codes for MSKKYPKLKKALRITAKILAGILIFLILLILFIRSPWGQNIIVNKVVSTIEDKTNTEVNIDRLFITFGGAVSLEGLYLEDEKGDTLVYAHNLEANIPIWPIIKGGAFGLNELDLKGLKANIYRKDSLKGFNYQFLMDAFASSDSTSTQQQQQKDTTSSPMEISIGDVNLKNIIVNYNDEVTGMDAEVKLGELKVSMRKTDLQIMQFAVADALLKNTMVVYKQTKPLPPSEDSGGPLPVVEVDQLRLNNVNAKYQSDPDGMLADIHIPEFLAEMPKMDLGNYEIQLNTIQLKKANALLRMQTKTAQSEDQDTTQTDTAGFTWPVWKVEIKNIDLAKNNIAYIVDSAKIEQGTFNANALKFRNFNLKTGNLLLADRQVNADIDNITFSEGSGLDLRDFSTEIAMDNSSLNVKNLIVALNNNEIQGAANLSYNSIESLMDNPEAVKMEANLSEIQLDINEVFRFQPVLKENQYVKALSRKLVMGSISAKGTLANIQIPSANINWGSQTSLVLNGQIKNATDPDRIYFNIPRFRVQSNKKDLNYFLDEKQLGVSLPKNISLNGSLAGTPDDIEADATLKSSLGAVVAKGNFQNTEEIAFAADVEIDSLGLGELLKNPALGKLNLTLKAKGSGSSMNTLDAQLETNISSFTYNDYPIKDLKITGDIKDGRGDVKSSYKDDNLNGDLVANVILDSVSPEVKLDLDLDGADLAELGIANRNIRTGFKLNGSFKGNSKEFDASAEINDGVAVYDSHTYLLGNLNLSAHVRPDSTSVKVDNKMLDLDLRSNASPADFSNALRRHYQNYLTEEDNTDTVEKPVNLHLKGKISQAPILNEVFLVNLEELDTITIDVDFNEKKHQLNADVQLPFIKYYGALVDSLGISVKSDREDMDFKFGFNSLSVGPLAIKKTQLNANLETRVLLMNFNSVYDSDTLVNVFSRLSKSEDTFKYTVSSEDLILNKNSWNISENNALLYDGKTIEFEDFKISRSDQSVELVNEENERNLENITMLFNNYKLAALLNFLNPEVKLAKGNMNGKFALVEPFGKTGILADLNIDQLESMGVDLGKLSLRGIAIGAEKYKFDLGMKEGAIDMDLTGNYTAADTTASLDMNLDLNKVEMSAVTGFSFGTLEDGKGSFSGNVKLGGTVVTPEYQGELNFNEAQFTVSMLNAPFIFKNEKLELDNEGVYFNSFEIGDTKGNSFAVDGTLGTESLINPTFDLSFKAEGFNILNSTEEDNDLFYGTASFDADATLTGDLTLPKLELDLEIGDNTDVTYVIPETEMQMQSRDGIVNFVNKENPDDILTQSEEESYVFSGYDIDAHLKIDDSAVINVVLNEQTNDNLQIQGEGDLQFGISPNGRTTLTGKYTINKGHYKMSLYSLVNRRFEIANGSSISWSGDPMDATLDARAVYDIETSAYALMATNISNSSGRDKQQFRQELPFKVYLNVDGEIMQPQLTFGLDMPKDSQGAIGGQVYSRVQQINTQENQLNKQVFSLLVLNRFYPDAGTDGSNGGTMAMARDNISQALSDQLNMFSEKLLGDTGVQLNFGVDSYTDYQGESPDQRTDLNVNAQKKLFDDRLIVSVGSQVNLEGSNTGREETNPLIGNVSLEYLITEDGRFRVRGFRRNQYENVIDGQLIVSGLALIFTREFNYYNELWKNLLKSEEQEEQPANKEEEEE; via the coding sequence TTGAGTAAGAAGTATCCAAAACTTAAAAAAGCACTAAGAATTACCGCAAAGATCTTAGCGGGTATACTTATATTCCTTATTCTGCTTATTTTATTTATCCGGAGTCCCTGGGGCCAAAATATCATTGTAAATAAGGTAGTTTCTACTATCGAGGATAAAACAAATACCGAGGTGAATATCGATCGTTTATTTATCACTTTTGGTGGCGCTGTTAGTTTGGAAGGTTTATATCTTGAGGATGAAAAAGGAGATACTCTAGTTTATGCTCACAATTTAGAAGCAAATATTCCTATTTGGCCAATTATAAAAGGAGGAGCGTTTGGTTTAAATGAGTTAGACCTTAAAGGACTTAAGGCGAACATTTATAGAAAAGATAGTCTTAAAGGATTTAACTACCAATTTCTGATGGATGCTTTCGCTTCTTCAGATTCTACCAGCACACAGCAACAACAGCAAAAAGATACCACGTCGTCTCCTATGGAAATTAGTATAGGTGATGTAAACCTTAAAAACATCATTGTGAATTATAATGATGAGGTTACCGGAATGGATGCTGAAGTTAAACTGGGAGAGTTGAAGGTTTCTATGCGTAAAACAGACCTTCAGATTATGCAATTTGCAGTGGCAGATGCATTGCTTAAAAATACGATGGTAGTTTATAAACAAACCAAACCTTTACCACCAAGCGAAGATTCTGGCGGACCATTACCGGTTGTAGAAGTCGATCAGCTTCGTTTAAATAATGTAAATGCAAAATATCAATCTGATCCCGATGGCATGCTTGCCGATATTCATATTCCAGAATTTTTAGCTGAAATGCCTAAAATGGACTTAGGGAATTACGAAATTCAGCTAAATACCATTCAACTTAAAAAGGCGAATGCGCTTTTGAGAATGCAAACGAAAACTGCCCAATCTGAAGATCAGGATACTACGCAAACAGATACTGCTGGATTTACCTGGCCCGTTTGGAAAGTAGAGATTAAAAATATTGACCTTGCGAAAAATAATATCGCTTACATTGTAGATAGCGCTAAGATCGAGCAGGGAACCTTCAATGCGAACGCACTAAAATTCAGAAATTTTAATCTGAAAACAGGAAATCTATTATTAGCAGATCGGCAGGTAAATGCAGATATTGATAATATTACTTTCAGTGAAGGTTCAGGATTAGATTTGAGGGATTTTTCTACTGAAATTGCAATGGATAATTCTTCATTAAATGTGAAGAATCTAATTGTAGCTTTAAATAATAATGAAATTCAGGGAGCAGCGAATTTGTCTTACAATTCTATAGAATCTTTAATGGACAATCCAGAAGCTGTTAAGATGGAAGCTAATCTTTCAGAAATTCAATTAGATATAAATGAAGTTTTTAGATTCCAGCCAGTGCTTAAAGAAAATCAATACGTAAAAGCTTTAAGTCGCAAACTTGTTATGGGTAGCATTAGCGCAAAGGGAACGCTTGCTAACATCCAAATACCTTCAGCAAATATTAACTGGGGAAGCCAAACTTCTCTTGTGCTAAACGGGCAGATCAAAAACGCAACAGATCCCGATCGTATCTATTTCAATATTCCAAGGTTCAGAGTACAGTCTAATAAAAAAGATTTGAATTACTTTTTGGATGAAAAACAATTAGGTGTTTCCTTACCTAAAAACATTAGCCTGAACGGAAGTCTAGCGGGAACTCCAGATGATATTGAAGCCGATGCTACATTAAAATCGAGTTTAGGTGCTGTTGTTGCAAAAGGTAACTTCCAAAATACAGAGGAAATAGCTTTTGCTGCCGATGTAGAAATTGATAGTCTTGGTCTTGGAGAACTGCTTAAAAATCCTGCTTTAGGAAAGCTGAATCTTACTTTGAAAGCAAAGGGTAGCGGTAGTTCTATGAATACGCTAGATGCCCAATTAGAAACGAATATAAGTAGCTTTACTTATAATGATTATCCAATCAAAGATCTGAAAATTACAGGTGATATTAAAGATGGCCGTGGCGATGTAAAAAGTTCTTATAAAGACGATAATTTAAACGGAGATCTTGTCGCAAATGTGATATTAGATTCCGTTTCGCCAGAAGTTAAACTGGATCTAGATCTGGATGGAGCAGATCTCGCAGAACTTGGCATCGCTAATAGAAATATAAGAACTGGTTTTAAACTTAATGGATCCTTCAAAGGAAATTCTAAAGAATTTGATGCTTCCGCAGAAATAAATGACGGTGTTGCTGTTTACGATAGCCATACCTATTTATTAGGAAATCTAAACTTATCGGCTCATGTTCGTCCAGATTCTACTTCAGTTAAGGTAGATAATAAAATGTTAGACTTAGATCTTCGGTCTAATGCTAGTCCTGCAGACTTTAGTAATGCGTTGCGCCGTCATTATCAAAATTATTTAACTGAAGAGGACAATACGGATACGGTAGAGAAACCTGTGAATTTACACCTGAAAGGGAAAATTTCCCAGGCGCCTATTCTTAATGAAGTTTTTCTAGTGAATTTAGAAGAACTCGATACAATAACCATAGATGTCGATTTTAATGAGAAAAAGCATCAATTAAATGCTGACGTTCAGTTGCCTTTCATTAAATATTATGGGGCGTTGGTTGATAGCCTTGGAATATCTGTAAAATCGGATAGAGAGGATATGGATTTCAAATTCGGATTTAATTCTTTAAGTGTTGGCCCACTTGCGATTAAAAAAACACAGCTAAATGCCAACCTAGAAACCAGGGTACTTTTAATGAATTTCAATTCTGTTTATGATAGTGATACCCTTGTGAATGTCTTTTCAAGATTATCGAAAAGTGAAGATACTTTTAAGTACACAGTGAGTAGCGAAGATTTAATTCTGAATAAAAACTCCTGGAATATTTCAGAAAACAATGCGCTGCTTTACGACGGCAAAACTATAGAATTTGAGGATTTCAAAATTTCAAGAAGCGACCAGTCGGTAGAGTTAGTAAATGAAGAAAACGAAAGAAATTTAGAGAATATCACAATGCTTTTTAATAACTATAAATTAGCGGCATTGCTTAACTTTTTAAATCCTGAAGTGAAACTGGCAAAAGGAAATATGAATGGGAAATTCGCCTTAGTAGAACCTTTTGGTAAAACCGGAATTTTAGCCGATCTAAATATAGATCAGCTGGAATCGATGGGTGTTGATCTTGGGAAATTGTCATTACGCGGAATCGCCATTGGTGCAGAAAAATATAAGTTTGACCTGGGGATGAAGGAAGGCGCTATAGATATGGATCTTACTGGAAACTATACCGCTGCAGATACTACCGCCAGTCTAGATATGAACTTAGATCTTAATAAAGTTGAGATGAGCGCTGTGACTGGTTTTTCTTTCGGAACCCTGGAAGATGGCAAAGGATCATTTTCAGGAAATGTAAAATTAGGAGGTACAGTAGTGACTCCAGAATATCAGGGAGAGCTTAATTTCAATGAGGCTCAATTTACCGTTTCGATGCTAAATGCTCCATTTATTTTCAAAAATGAAAAACTGGAATTAGACAATGAAGGAGTATATTTCAATAGCTTCGAAATAGGAGATACTAAAGGAAATTCATTCGCGGTTGATGGTACTTTAGGAACGGAAAGCTTAATAAATCCAACTTTCGATCTGAGTTTTAAAGCAGAGGGTTTCAATATTCTTAATTCTACTGAAGAAGATAACGACTTATTTTACGGTACTGCCAGTTTCGATGCAGACGCTACTTTAACCGGAGACCTTACTTTGCCTAAACTAGAGCTAGATCTAGAAATTGGAGATAATACAGATGTTACTTACGTAATTCCAGAAACCGAGATGCAAATGCAGAGCCGTGACGGAATTGTGAATTTTGTGAATAAGGAAAACCCCGATGATATTCTTACGCAAAGTGAAGAAGAATCTTATGTTTTTAGTGGATATGATATTGACGCGCATTTAAAAATAGATGATAGTGCGGTAATTAATGTTGTTTTGAATGAGCAAACAAATGATAATTTGCAAATTCAGGGAGAAGGTGATTTGCAATTCGGTATTTCTCCAAATGGTAGAACGACGCTTACCGGTAAGTACACGATAAACAAGGGGCATTACAAAATGAGTCTTTACAGCCTTGTAAACAGAAGATTTGAGATTGCAAACGGAAGTTCCATTAGCTGGAGTGGTGATCCTATGGATGCTACTTTAGATGCCAGAGCGGTTTATGATATAGAAACTTCAGCTTATGCGTTAATGGCGACTAATATATCCAATAGTAGCGGTAGGGATAAGCAGCAATTTAGACAAGAGTTACCCTTTAAAGTATACCTAAATGTAGATGGCGAAATTATGCAACCTCAGCTAACTTTTGGTTTAGATATGCCTAAAGATTCACAGGGAGCGATAGGCGGGCAGGTATATAGTAGAGTTCAGCAAATAAATACACAGGAAAATCAGCTAAACAAGCAGGTTTTTAGCCTATTGGTTTTAAATCGTTTTTATCCAGATGCAGGTACCGATGGTAGTAACGGAGGAACAATGGCAATGGCTAGAGATAATATTAGCCAGGCATTATCAGATCAGCTTAACATGTTCTCAGAAAAATTGTTAGGAGATACTGGAGTGCAGCTTAATTTTGGTGTAGATAGTTATACCGATTATCAGGGAGAAAGTCCAGATCAGCGTACAGATTTAAATGTAAATGCCCAGAAGAAATTGTTTGACGATCGCTTGATAGTAAGTGTAGGTAGCCAGGTAAATTTAGAAGGAAGTAATACAGGAAGAGAAGAAACTAATCCTTTAATTGGGAATGTTAGTTTGGAGTATCTAATTACTGAAGATGGTCGATTCCGAGTAAGAGGTTTCCGAAGAAATCAATATGAAAATGTAATCGATGGTCAACTTATCGTAAGTGGTCTCGCGCTAATATTTACCCGAGAATTTAACTATTATAACGAATTGTGGAAGAATCTTCTTAAAAGCGAGGAGCAAGAAGAACAACCGGCCAACAAAGAAGAGGAAGAAGAATGA
- a CDS encoding BamA/TamA family outer membrane protein, with protein MRIRNYSVIIIVVLVFVNACSVDKYIPEDEYLYRGADITIKPDTTGIDDLKNVKTELKNVLVPKPNTKFLGKYPGLYFHYKAQREKPGIINKFLNKKIGEEPVYLSDVEVGNTQDLILNRLENRGFFYSRVSADVNTNDEEKTGTAAYDVSVTTPYKMESYQLVADSLLLYQDMKPLVDESKFFEEMRFDLAKMKQERERLDVGLKEKGYYNFNSGFLIFEADTNQYDNKRFDLYLKIKKDVPNKAIIPYKISKVNIYPNNTLESDSIVKDSIRFNEKTYVQDRDSIFFLPKRLDPFVLIDEGDFYDPKVSKATSRRLGSIGAYKFINIDYQEIDTLATDSLGILEANIYLSPLNKRAIRAELQAVTKSNNFAGPSLAVSLTNRNLFKGGEIINIQGRFGYEVQIASGNNTGLNSIQLGLGSDLIFPRLLFPWSPRENFFKYEIPKTKVSLNVDYLKRSQLFALGSASASFGYIWNANRYITHSFDPISINYVDLINTTPEFEAVLDNNPYLESSFTQQFIAGSIYNFTYNGMVDQQDTHQVFVNTTLDLAGNVLDLLSGNSDEDPQTVFNLEYAQYAKLDVDLRYHFNFGEGSKIATRVFAGYGMPYGNSDIMPFTKQYFSGGPYSVRAFRTRQLGPGTYNPSNEEEENGAEEDPDVIDTDYFDRAGNIRLEANIEYRFPLIPPYVNGAVFADAGNVWTSKSDDNLPGGRFSSNFANELGIGTGVGVRVDIQGFVIRFDLAAPMHDPSLEEGQRWTYDLGSPVFNFAIGYPF; from the coding sequence ATGAGAATCAGGAATTACAGTGTTATTATTATAGTCGTTTTGGTATTTGTAAATGCCTGTAGTGTCGATAAATATATTCCTGAAGACGAATACCTTTATCGCGGTGCAGATATTACCATCAAACCGGATACTACCGGAATCGATGATCTAAAAAATGTAAAGACAGAGCTTAAAAATGTTTTAGTTCCTAAACCAAACACTAAGTTTTTAGGAAAATATCCGGGTTTGTACTTTCATTACAAAGCGCAGCGCGAAAAGCCAGGAATTATAAATAAATTTCTGAATAAAAAGATAGGAGAAGAACCCGTTTATTTAAGTGATGTTGAAGTCGGCAATACACAGGATCTAATTTTAAATCGTCTTGAAAATCGTGGATTCTTTTATAGCAGGGTTAGTGCAGATGTGAATACAAATGATGAAGAGAAGACCGGCACCGCGGCTTACGATGTAAGTGTAACAACCCCTTACAAAATGGAGTCTTATCAATTAGTAGCCGATAGTTTGTTGCTTTATCAGGATATGAAACCATTAGTAGACGAAAGCAAATTTTTTGAAGAAATGCGTTTCGATCTTGCAAAAATGAAGCAGGAGCGCGAGCGTCTTGATGTGGGATTAAAGGAAAAAGGATATTATAACTTTAACTCTGGTTTTTTAATTTTTGAAGCCGATACAAATCAATACGATAATAAACGTTTCGATCTTTATTTGAAAATAAAAAAAGACGTTCCTAACAAAGCGATAATTCCGTATAAAATTTCCAAAGTAAATATCTATCCAAATAACACTTTAGAGAGTGATTCTATCGTTAAAGATAGTATTCGTTTTAACGAAAAAACCTACGTTCAGGATAGAGATAGTATTTTCTTTTTGCCTAAACGTTTAGATCCTTTTGTACTTATAGATGAAGGTGATTTTTATGATCCCAAAGTATCTAAAGCGACTAGTCGTCGCTTAGGATCAATAGGAGCTTACAAATTTATAAATATAGATTATCAGGAAATAGATACGCTTGCAACCGATAGTCTCGGAATTCTTGAAGCTAATATTTATTTGTCTCCGTTAAATAAGCGTGCCATTAGAGCAGAATTGCAAGCAGTGACAAAATCAAATAATTTTGCCGGCCCAAGTCTGGCAGTTTCTTTAACCAATCGTAATTTATTTAAAGGAGGTGAGATTATAAATATTCAGGGAAGATTTGGATACGAAGTACAAATAGCCAGCGGAAATAACACAGGCTTAAACAGTATTCAGTTAGGTTTGGGGAGTGATTTAATTTTTCCTAGACTTTTGTTTCCTTGGTCTCCCAGAGAAAACTTTTTTAAATATGAAATTCCTAAAACTAAAGTTAGTTTAAATGTTGATTACCTTAAGAGAAGTCAGCTTTTTGCCTTGGGATCGGCCTCTGCAAGCTTCGGTTATATCTGGAATGCCAATAGATATATAACTCATAGTTTCGATCCAATTTCGATTAACTATGTCGATCTTATAAATACCACTCCAGAGTTTGAAGCTGTTTTAGATAATAATCCTTATTTAGAAAGCAGTTTTACTCAACAGTTTATTGCAGGATCAATTTATAATTTCACTTATAATGGGATGGTAGATCAACAAGATACACATCAGGTTTTTGTGAATACTACTTTAGATTTAGCAGGAAATGTGCTGGATCTTTTAAGTGGAAATTCTGATGAAGATCCACAAACAGTTTTCAATCTGGAATATGCACAATATGCCAAGCTAGATGTAGATTTAAGATATCATTTCAATTTTGGCGAAGGAAGCAAGATTGCCACAAGAGTATTTGCGGGCTACGGAATGCCTTATGGAAACTCTGATATTATGCCATTTACAAAGCAATATTTTTCTGGAGGGCCATATAGTGTTAGAGCATTTAGAACTCGGCAGTTAGGTCCTGGGACTTACAATCCAAGTAATGAGGAAGAAGAGAACGGTGCAGAAGAAGATCCTGACGTTATAGATACCGATTATTTTGATCGAGCAGGTAATATTCGATTGGAAGCTAATATCGAATATCGTTTTCCATTAATTCCACCTTACGTAAACGGTGCTGTCTTTGCAGATGCCGGTAATGTATGGACATCCAAAAGCGATGATAACTTACCGGGTGGTCGTTTTAGTTCTAATTTTGCAAACGAATTAGGAATCGGTACAGGAGTTGGTGTTCGTGTAGATATCCAGGGTTTTGTAATTCGTTTTGATCTTGCTGCTCCAATGCATGATCCTTCATTAGAAGAAGGCCAACGCTGGACATACGATCTTGGAAGTCCGGTATTTAATTTTGCTATTGGATATCCATTTTAG
- the upp gene encoding uracil phosphoribosyltransferase: MHVHHLLNNNSIANKFIAQLRDTSIQNDRMRFRRNIERLGEILSYELSKKLNYSSEEITSPLGISKVSVPKDEIVICSILRAGLPLHTGILNYFDDAENSFISAYRHHPNDDKEFEIKVEYLASPSIEGKTLVLADPMLATGRSFVNVMHALKEMGTPKEIHLVAVIGAEEGLKLLDDEFPPHTHLWIAAIDKELDSRGYIVPGLGDAGDLCFGNKKQH; this comes from the coding sequence ATGCACGTTCATCATTTACTCAATAATAACTCTATTGCTAATAAGTTTATTGCCCAACTTCGTGATACTAGCATACAAAATGACCGTATGCGCTTCCGTAGAAATATTGAGCGATTGGGTGAAATATTGAGTTATGAATTAAGTAAAAAACTAAATTATTCTTCGGAAGAAATTACTAGTCCGCTTGGGATTTCTAAAGTTTCTGTACCAAAGGACGAAATTGTAATTTGCTCGATTTTAAGAGCAGGATTACCATTACACACCGGTATTCTTAATTATTTTGATGATGCTGAAAACTCCTTTATCTCCGCCTATCGTCATCATCCTAATGATGATAAAGAATTTGAAATTAAAGTCGAATACTTGGCTTCTCCTTCAATCGAAGGCAAAACTTTGGTGCTTGCAGACCCAATGTTAGCCACAGGTCGATCTTTTGTAAATGTGATGCATGCGCTAAAAGAAATGGGAACTCCTAAGGAAATTCATCTTGTCGCCGTAATTGGAGCCGAAGAAGGTTTAAAACTTCTAGATGACGAATTTCCTCCACATACTCATTTATGGATTGCTGCTATCGATAAAGAATTAGATAGTCGCGGATATATTGTTCCAGGACTTGGAGACGCCGGTGATCTTTGCTTCGGAAATAAGAAACAACACTAG